A single region of the Oncorhynchus keta strain PuntledgeMale-10-30-2019 chromosome 4, Oket_V2, whole genome shotgun sequence genome encodes:
- the kctd12b gene encoding BTB/POZ domain-containing protein KCTD12b, producing MALPDNTPGIPVVEEVIFPEIVELNVGGQVYITRYSTLISVPDSLLWEMFSRKTTKGLARDTKGRFFLDRDGFLFRYILDYMRDQQLVLPDHFPERGRLQREAEFFNLPELIKILAPKLSKQNSLGDEGCQSDPEDTSPGIDTGRNLASLGTATACASLVPSGDGKRSGFITIGYRGSYTLGRDSQSDAKFRRVARIMVCGKTSLAKEVFGETLNESRDPDRPPERYTSRYYLKFTFLEQAFDKLADAGFHMVACNSTGTCAFAHEQTDDKIWTSYTEYVFYRE from the coding sequence ATGGCTCTGCCAGATAACACCCCAGGCATTCCCGTAGTGGAGGAAGTCATCTTCCCTGAGATAGTAGAGCTGAACGTGGGCGGCCAGGTGTACATCACCCGCTACTCAACCCTCATCAGTGTACCAGACTCTCTCCTGTGGGAGATGTTTAGCAGGAAAACCACCAAAGGTCTGGCGAGGGACACCAAGGGCCGTTTCTTCCTGGACCGGGATGGTTTCCTGTTCCGGTATATTCTGGACTACATGAGAGATCAGCAGCTGGTGCTCCCTGACCACTTCCCAGAGCGGGGACGCCTGCAGCGGGAGGCTGAGTTCTTCAACCTACCTGAGCTCATAAAGATCCTGGCGCCCAAACTCAGCAAGCAGAACTCGCTGGGTGACGAGGGGTGTCAGAGCGACCCGGAGGACACCTCGCCGGGCATCGACACCGGGCGCAACCTAGCCTCGCTGGGCACTGCCACTGCCTGCGCCAGCCTGGTCCCCAGTGGAGACGGTAAGCGCTCGGGATTCATCACCATCGGTTATCGCGGCTCCTATACTTTGGGGCGCGACAGTCAGTCCGACGCCAAGTTCAGACGTGTTGCTCGCATTATGGTCTGTGGCAAGACGTCGCTGGCTAAAGAGGTGTTTGGGGAGACGCTCAACGAGAGCCGTGACCCGGACCGACCCCCAGAGCGCTACACGTCACGCTACTACCTCAAATTCACCTTCCTGGAGCAGGCCTTTGACAAGCTGGCAGACGCCGGGTTTCACATGGTGGCCTGTAACTCCACGGGGACCTGCGCCTTCGCTCACGAGCAGACGGACGACAAGATCTGGACCAGCTACACTGAATACGTGTTCTACCGTGAGTGA